A single Xiphias gladius isolate SHS-SW01 ecotype Sanya breed wild chromosome 18, ASM1685928v1, whole genome shotgun sequence DNA region contains:
- the micos10 gene encoding MICOS complex subunit MIC10, whose product MFSMSEKELGKKWDRCLADGAIKLGTGLGLGIVFSVLFFKRHTWPISFGSGAGLGMAYANCQNDLRSHYLLHRSEKEQ is encoded by the exons ATGTTCAGCATGTCTGAGAAGGAACTGGGGAAGAAGTGGGACCGATGCCTGGCAGACGGTGCCATTAAACTCG GCACTGGACTGGGGCTAGGAATcgtgttttctgttctgttctttaaAC GGCACACGTGGCCGATTTCATTCGGCTCAGGAGCGGGACTTGGCATGGCATATGCCAACTGTCAGAACGACCTAAGGTCACATTATCTGCTGCACAGAAGCGAAAAG GAGCAATAG